In Paenibacillus hexagrammi, the following are encoded in one genomic region:
- a CDS encoding carbohydrate ABC transporter permease — translation MVRETTAASKAFDVILIAILGVIALSCIFPLWYTLMVSLSEKSAAAAGIVRAWPIGFNLVSYQQIMRDGQFFHSFWVSIERVILGASLSFIVTVLMAYPLSKETKDLRSRNVLMWILVFTMLFNGGLIPLYQTVKAYGLIDNIWVLVLSGGLPMFNVILVINFFRGLPKELEEAALVDGAGPWYTLFMLFIPLSVPVLATITLFTIVGHWNEFFSGLVFMTKPDHYPLQTYIRQMVIQIDPSQMNTDAESLKRLSEISNQTLNAAKIFIAMLPILVIYPFLQRFFIHGITLGSVKE, via the coding sequence ATGGTTAGAGAAACAACAGCTGCCTCCAAAGCATTCGATGTCATCCTGATTGCCATCTTAGGAGTCATTGCGCTTTCATGTATATTTCCGCTCTGGTATACCCTGATGGTATCGCTAAGCGAAAAGTCTGCCGCTGCTGCCGGCATTGTCCGTGCGTGGCCGATCGGCTTTAATCTGGTTTCCTATCAGCAGATTATGAGAGACGGCCAATTCTTTCATTCCTTCTGGGTGTCCATTGAGCGAGTGATATTGGGTGCTTCCCTCAGCTTTATCGTGACTGTGCTGATGGCATACCCTCTATCTAAGGAGACGAAGGATTTACGTTCGAGAAACGTCCTCATGTGGATTTTAGTATTTACGATGCTGTTTAATGGCGGTTTAATACCACTCTATCAAACTGTGAAAGCCTATGGGCTGATCGACAACATTTGGGTCTTGGTTCTGTCCGGCGGATTGCCGATGTTCAACGTCATCTTAGTCATCAACTTTTTTAGAGGTTTGCCCAAAGAACTGGAAGAAGCGGCTTTGGTAGACGGGGCGGGTCCTTGGTACACCCTGTTTATGCTGTTCATTCCGCTTTCCGTACCGGTCCTTGCTACCATTACCTTGTTTACGATTGTCGGGCACTGGAATGAGTTTTTCAGCGGGTTGGTCTTCATGACAAAACCGGATCATTACCCGCTGCAAACCTATATTCGGCAAATGGTCATCCAGATTGACCCGTCCCAAATGAACACGGATGCGGAATCGTTGAAGCGATTAAGCGAAATTTCCAACCAGACCTTGAATGCGGCCAAAATTTTTATCGCGATGCTTCCGATACTGGTTATATATCCTTTCCTGCAACGGTTTTTCATTCATGGGATTACGCTTGGCTCTGTAAAGGAATAG
- a CDS encoding fatty acid desaturase has translation MNILLKSEEDYTSVSKTEISKLKHAIAPYEKTDTKSSIRQIVNTIGPLLLLWYGAYLSLTVSYLLTLLIAVVTAGFMVRTFILFHDCCHQSFFKSRLANDILGTITGVLTLVPYQQWKHTHAIHHATSSNLDKRGTGDMWLLTVDEYAESPLWRRIAYRIYRNPVVMFGLGPIAVFLIEYRFNRKGAKRKERINTYITNISIIALYALLSWAIGWQAFLMIQVPIFMVSGLLGIWLFYVQHQFEDSYFENEEEWSYVQAAVEGSSYYKLPKVLQWITGNIGFHHVHHLSPKVPNYNLEKAHDATPPLQRATTITVSTSLKSLRYRLWNEQSKQFVTFKEVKRSLRKADAITASVKEQIAGRRPNWQGE, from the coding sequence ATGAACATACTGTTAAAATCCGAGGAGGACTATACATCCGTGTCAAAAACCGAGATTTCTAAGCTGAAGCACGCTATTGCCCCTTATGAGAAGACCGATACGAAATCAAGTATTCGTCAAATCGTGAATACGATAGGGCCTTTACTACTTCTTTGGTATGGTGCCTATTTATCCCTTACCGTATCTTACTTGCTGACGCTTTTGATCGCGGTCGTAACGGCCGGCTTTATGGTCCGCACGTTTATCCTTTTCCATGATTGTTGCCACCAATCGTTCTTTAAGAGCCGCTTGGCTAATGATATACTAGGTACAATTACAGGTGTTCTTACCCTTGTCCCGTATCAGCAGTGGAAGCACACGCATGCCATTCACCATGCAACAAGCAGCAACCTGGACAAACGGGGCACTGGCGATATGTGGCTGCTTACTGTTGATGAATATGCCGAATCTCCATTATGGCGCAGAATCGCTTATCGAATCTATCGAAATCCCGTTGTTATGTTCGGCTTGGGTCCGATCGCGGTCTTCCTTATTGAATACCGTTTTAATCGCAAGGGAGCCAAACGCAAGGAACGAATCAATACGTATATAACTAATATATCTATTATAGCGTTGTATGCTTTGTTATCCTGGGCTATCGGATGGCAGGCCTTTCTGATGATTCAGGTTCCGATCTTTATGGTATCCGGCTTACTGGGAATATGGTTGTTCTATGTCCAGCATCAATTTGAGGATTCCTACTTTGAGAATGAAGAAGAATGGAGCTATGTACAAGCCGCGGTAGAAGGCAGTTCCTATTATAAGCTTCCCAAGGTTCTGCAATGGATCACGGGGAATATCGGATTTCACCATGTCCATCACTTGAGCCCTAAAGTTCCTAACTATAACTTGGAGAAGGCGCATGACGCGACTCCGCCGCTTCAGAGAGCGACAACCATTACGGTTTCTACTAGCTTGAAGTCGCTTCGCTACCGTCTATGGAATGAGCAGAGCAAGCAGTTTGTTACCTTTAAGGAAGTCAAGCGGAGCTTACGTAAAGCTGATGCTATAACGGCATCCGTCAAAGAGCAGATTGCAGGACGCAGACCGAATTGGCAAGGCGAATAA
- a CDS encoding sensor histidine kinase, translating to MQNWSQVSRKNTGLSPYVWVVFYILPFYFIFRSSSTHEIVIGISMIIVYFICYVLSFVSKGWLVYFWTSVQIAISCAMSLQFGYVYFSLFLAFFIGNLRNRAVFFTLYTIHIISTFATVNYGFVVQNPVFFQQLPFVFLSLIAVVLLPISTYNKNKEFRLQGQLEDANKRISELVKLEERQRIARDLHDTLGQKLSLIGLKSELAGKLIIKNPKQAAVEMKDVHQTARTALKEVREMVTQMRGTKLEDELYRIRQILKAAQIEFNMTGDSKLTNTSLIDENVISMCIKEAVNNVVKHSGAQSCSLVIEPVRNETVVTVRDDGIGIVDTDSCMRGSGIRGMKERLEFVNGSLDIVSDQGTAVIMRVPNSYKRPERGTANDTGCHCGRPENAAGSAICLVGVGG from the coding sequence ATGCAAAATTGGAGTCAAGTGTCGCGCAAAAATACGGGGCTAAGTCCATACGTGTGGGTGGTCTTCTACATTCTCCCGTTCTATTTTATCTTCCGCTCTTCGTCTACACATGAGATTGTCATCGGGATTTCGATGATCATCGTGTACTTCATTTGTTACGTGCTATCCTTTGTATCCAAAGGGTGGCTTGTTTATTTTTGGACGAGTGTGCAAATTGCGATCTCATGTGCGATGAGTTTGCAGTTCGGTTATGTGTATTTCTCGTTATTCCTGGCCTTTTTTATTGGCAATCTGAGGAACAGGGCGGTATTTTTTACATTATATACGATTCACATTATTAGTACGTTCGCTACGGTTAATTATGGATTTGTTGTGCAAAATCCCGTCTTCTTTCAACAGCTTCCGTTTGTGTTCCTTAGTCTTATTGCGGTTGTTTTACTGCCTATTAGCACATATAACAAGAATAAAGAGTTTAGGCTGCAAGGACAGCTGGAAGATGCGAATAAACGCATTTCGGAGCTGGTAAAACTGGAAGAGCGGCAAAGGATTGCCCGCGATCTGCATGATACACTAGGACAGAAGCTCTCATTAATCGGACTGAAGAGTGAGTTGGCCGGTAAATTAATCATTAAAAATCCGAAACAGGCCGCTGTTGAAATGAAGGATGTCCATCAAACAGCACGTACCGCGCTCAAGGAAGTTCGTGAGATGGTCACGCAAATGCGCGGGACGAAGCTGGAGGATGAGCTGTACCGCATCAGGCAGATCCTGAAGGCAGCACAAATTGAATTCAACATGACGGGGGACTCCAAGCTGACGAACACCTCGCTAATCGATGAGAATGTAATCAGCATGTGCATCAAGGAAGCGGTTAATAATGTGGTGAAGCACAGTGGCGCCCAGTCCTGCTCCCTGGTTATCGAACCTGTCCGGAACGAGACTGTCGTCACGGTTAGAGATGATGGTATTGGTATCGTGGATACGGATAGCTGTATGAGAGGAAGCGGCATACGAGGAATGAAAGAGCGGCTTGAATTTGTAAATGGCAGTCTAGATATCGTCTCCGATCAAGGGACGGCGGTGATCATGAGGGTGCCTAATTCTTACAAACGACCGGAAAGGGGGACGGCCAATGATACGGGTTGTCATTGCGGAAGACCAGAAAATGCTGCTGGGAGCGCTATCTGCCTTGTTGGAGTTGGAGGGTGA
- a CDS encoding response regulator transcription factor encodes MIRVVIAEDQKMLLGALSALLELEGDITVVGRANNGEDALQLVSLHKPDICIMDIEMPGKSGLEAAEELKGSGCKVIILTTFARPGYFERAVKAGVNGYLLKDSPSEELAASIRSVMTGRRIYAPELVDDVFGQSNPLTDRENEVLVLMADGKNTKEIASELYITTGTVRNYISVILEKLDVSNRIEAIKRFKDKGWFR; translated from the coding sequence ATGATACGGGTTGTCATTGCGGAAGACCAGAAAATGCTGCTGGGAGCGCTATCTGCCTTGTTGGAGTTGGAGGGTGATATCACGGTTGTAGGAAGAGCCAATAACGGCGAAGATGCCCTCCAATTAGTTTCGCTGCATAAACCCGATATTTGTATTATGGACATCGAAATGCCGGGGAAGAGCGGCCTGGAAGCTGCAGAGGAGCTCAAGGGAAGCGGCTGCAAGGTCATCATTCTGACGACCTTCGCCCGGCCCGGTTATTTCGAACGTGCGGTGAAGGCGGGAGTTAACGGTTATTTGCTTAAAGACAGCCCAAGTGAGGAGCTGGCTGCTTCCATTCGCAGCGTCATGACGGGAAGGCGTATCTATGCACCGGAGCTGGTGGATGATGTGTTCGGTCAATCCAATCCGCTTACGGATCGGGAGAATGAGGTCCTCGTTCTGATGGCTGACGGCAAAAATACAAAGGAAATCGCCAGCGAGTTATACATTACGACAGGTACAGTTCGAAATTACATTTCGGTCATCCTGGAAAAGCTCGATGTGAGTAACCGGATCGAGGCGATTAAGCGTTTTAAAGATAAGGGATGGTTCAGATAA
- a CDS encoding S-layer homology domain-containing protein yields MKLFKQVGTVAIASALLLTAAPQVWASTPVAASKVVTLPAKTNADLEPTITKDKALELAKTYITIPEGYTLQSANLNSYYMMNGHNVPAWNLNFSKKVKDQYYGNINVTINGMDGTLTGYNMNDSDPDHKPSYPPKVDFTGAKAIASAWIEKVLPGKQQELLYNQMEENSFRTPLDGNYQYNIRFDRSVDGVPFMQNGVNVMVNGDGQVTSYNYNWDDEVEFEKGITPIDKDKIADTFKDKANISLLYQIPYNAPGQKKPIITYQLNPFVLDAAKGELWNDGYIDNGGAAATKKPLTDKPLSEQPAPDLNLSKDEAVKRVTDAFQIPSSYQLQDASYNEYTNPDTGETTSSWNLNWNLATDDDPAGKRGGEGAWASINSKTGEIQNFNRYVSYTNDSSKPVDAKVSLEKATETAVELVKKEMPAYTDQLVLVTPSAEGMTEDQLKFMRNWDITFERVIDGVIANNETVTVSVDRTDGSVMNYYSSFSNMEYPKQKPEVIAVDKAKETLLSQYDIVLNYVTSHGGPIAIPLAKYNLMKAAGETIPAPSADTNAKIEAKLVYSLVPKYTQESYMFNAQSGEWLSASSGEVITLDRVKVDDIDNHWAKNELQLMLDYRALDVKDGKVNPDQAITRGEMVKMLVIAMNGGNHGIYYSMDRAASFKDVANGSKYFAYVENAVDRGLLDPGTEFNPDAKMTREDMAQLIVKALGYKTLTKYEKVFNQDFADKAQLKNVGEVAIVVGLDIMSLNDGSFGPDQEVTKAQAAVAFYRYLQKRSDLQDSPRMY; encoded by the coding sequence TTGAAATTATTCAAACAAGTAGGAACAGTAGCGATTGCATCAGCTTTGCTGCTTACGGCAGCTCCGCAAGTATGGGCAAGCACCCCCGTGGCGGCAAGTAAGGTAGTGACGCTTCCAGCCAAGACCAATGCAGACTTGGAACCGACAATTACCAAAGATAAAGCCCTCGAACTTGCCAAGACCTATATAACCATTCCGGAAGGGTACACCCTCCAATCGGCCAATCTCAACTCGTATTACATGATGAATGGACATAACGTTCCGGCATGGAACTTGAATTTTTCCAAGAAAGTTAAGGATCAATACTACGGCAATATCAATGTGACGATTAACGGCATGGACGGGACGCTGACCGGCTACAACATGAACGATAGCGATCCGGACCATAAGCCGAGCTATCCGCCTAAGGTAGATTTCACAGGAGCGAAAGCGATTGCGTCTGCCTGGATCGAGAAGGTGCTGCCAGGTAAACAGCAAGAGCTTTTGTATAACCAGATGGAAGAGAACTCATTCCGGACGCCTCTTGATGGCAATTACCAATACAATATTCGGTTCGATCGTTCGGTAGACGGCGTTCCGTTTATGCAGAATGGCGTTAATGTTATGGTTAATGGTGATGGCCAGGTGACGAGCTACAACTACAATTGGGATGATGAGGTTGAGTTTGAGAAGGGCATAACACCAATTGATAAGGATAAGATTGCGGATACCTTCAAAGACAAGGCGAACATCTCTTTGCTGTATCAAATTCCATATAATGCTCCGGGCCAAAAGAAACCGATCATTACGTATCAATTGAATCCGTTTGTCCTTGATGCTGCTAAAGGGGAGCTATGGAATGACGGCTACATCGATAACGGCGGCGCTGCAGCAACGAAGAAGCCGCTCACTGACAAGCCGCTATCCGAACAACCGGCTCCCGATCTGAATTTGAGCAAGGATGAGGCCGTTAAGCGAGTAACGGATGCCTTCCAAATCCCATCCAGCTATCAGCTGCAGGATGCGTCCTATAACGAATACACAAATCCTGACACCGGTGAGACGACCTCCAGCTGGAACCTTAACTGGAATCTTGCCACAGATGATGACCCTGCAGGAAAAAGAGGCGGCGAAGGTGCTTGGGCCTCGATCAACAGCAAGACGGGAGAAATCCAGAATTTTAACCGATACGTATCCTATACCAATGATTCCTCTAAGCCGGTAGACGCTAAGGTTTCCTTGGAGAAGGCAACCGAGACTGCGGTTGAATTGGTGAAGAAAGAAATGCCTGCGTATACCGATCAACTGGTTCTCGTTACGCCTTCAGCGGAAGGTATGACGGAAGATCAGCTGAAGTTTATGCGCAATTGGGATATTACCTTTGAACGCGTAATTGACGGTGTGATCGCCAACAACGAGACTGTTACTGTCAGTGTAGACCGTACGGACGGAAGCGTGATGAACTATTATTCCTCTTTCAGCAATATGGAGTACCCGAAGCAGAAGCCGGAAGTAATCGCGGTCGACAAGGCCAAAGAAACGCTGCTGTCGCAGTATGACATTGTACTGAATTACGTGACGTCCCATGGTGGACCAATCGCTATTCCATTAGCCAAGTACAACCTGATGAAGGCGGCAGGCGAGACGATTCCAGCTCCTTCCGCAGACACGAATGCAAAAATCGAAGCCAAGCTTGTTTACTCGTTGGTGCCTAAATATACGCAGGAATCCTACATGTTTAATGCTCAGAGCGGAGAGTGGCTAAGTGCGTCTTCAGGCGAAGTCATCACGCTGGACCGTGTGAAAGTGGATGATATCGACAACCACTGGGCTAAAAATGAGCTGCAGCTCATGCTCGACTATCGTGCTTTGGACGTCAAAGACGGAAAAGTGAACCCTGACCAAGCCATTACGCGCGGTGAAATGGTCAAAATGCTCGTTATCGCGATGAACGGCGGCAATCATGGTATTTACTACTCGATGGACCGTGCCGCATCGTTCAAAGATGTAGCCAATGGCTCCAAATATTTCGCCTATGTTGAGAATGCGGTCGATCGCGGTCTGCTGGATCCGGGAACCGAGTTTAATCCGGATGCCAAGATGACTCGCGAGGACATGGCGCAGCTGATTGTCAAAGCCCTTGGCTATAAGACATTGACGAAGTATGAGAAAGTGTTCAATCAAGATTTTGCGGATAAAGCGCAGCTGAAGAACGTCGGCGAAGTAGCCATCGTAGTCGGACTGGATATCATGTCTCTGAACGATGGAAGCTTCGGACCGGACCAGGAAGTGACCAAGGCGCAAGCGGCGGTGGCCTTCTACCGCTACTTGCAGAAGCGTTCCGATTTGCAGGATAGCCCACGTATGTACTAG
- a CDS encoding putative bifunctional diguanylate cyclase/phosphodiesterase → MSSRPVLKEHVPSRRYAWEYICLICVALLTVNLLSTVSVQANGMLPGVLFSVFICSALLVRKKLAAVLFASGAAACFVAAALLAVPVQLVSLCLHTVICTVLAYSIRRLLTAREYYKAHSSQMEYIANHDALTGLPNRRLFEDRLEQYLLHAKRHQQLVAVIFLDLNRFKDINDTMGHAYGDLLIRQAGERLLHCLRGDDTVYRQGGDEFTILLPFITKPEDVRHVAARIQKALEQPFLLEGHSFEVTASMGIALYPLDGDTPEKLMIRADEAMYGAKQKKDTRYQFYAADIDSMVASKARLEKELTEALERKEFDLRYQPQYEVASGRLIGMEAVIHWNKSEQIAAAPSEWMRLAEECGLMIPIGRWAIWTACLQAKSWRDAGYPPLRLTVGVTASQFKDGQFLDVMTDILKATGLDASWIELDMAEGIAASSLQEVGEKLRILKALGFRIAMDDMCTGLFTRTGGTYIPADSVKLDSTLIKGLPENGDNQELAEAIVTMAQRLQLNLIAKGVETKEQLEHLQIIRCAEAQGKWFSSPLDSAEFTRLLKEKIS, encoded by the coding sequence GTGAGTAGTCGTCCTGTCTTAAAAGAGCATGTCCCTAGCAGGCGTTACGCTTGGGAATATATTTGCTTGATCTGCGTTGCTCTCCTTACCGTGAATCTGCTCAGCACGGTTTCCGTGCAAGCAAACGGCATGCTGCCGGGAGTACTTTTCTCCGTCTTCATTTGTTCGGCGCTGCTGGTGAGGAAGAAGCTGGCTGCGGTTCTCTTTGCAAGCGGAGCAGCTGCATGTTTCGTTGCAGCAGCCTTGCTGGCGGTACCCGTGCAGTTGGTCAGCTTATGCTTGCACACGGTGATTTGTACGGTGCTGGCTTACAGCATTCGCCGGTTGCTGACGGCTCGCGAATACTATAAAGCACACAGCTCGCAGATGGAGTATATTGCGAATCATGATGCACTGACCGGATTGCCCAATCGCCGGCTGTTCGAAGACCGCCTGGAGCAGTATTTGCTTCATGCCAAGAGGCATCAGCAGCTGGTAGCCGTTATTTTTCTGGATTTGAACCGATTTAAAGATATTAATGATACCATGGGACATGCGTATGGCGATCTGCTGATTCGTCAGGCGGGGGAGCGGCTGCTTCATTGCCTGAGAGGCGACGATACCGTCTATCGGCAGGGTGGAGATGAGTTCACTATTTTGCTGCCTTTCATTACAAAGCCCGAGGATGTAAGACATGTCGCAGCCCGCATTCAGAAAGCGCTCGAACAGCCTTTTCTGCTGGAGGGGCATTCGTTCGAAGTTACGGCAAGCATGGGAATCGCACTGTATCCCTTGGATGGTGATACTCCAGAGAAGCTGATGATCCGCGCGGACGAGGCCATGTATGGGGCTAAGCAGAAGAAAGATACGCGTTATCAATTCTATGCGGCGGATATCGATAGTATGGTGGCGAGCAAAGCGCGGTTGGAGAAAGAACTGACCGAAGCGCTTGAACGTAAAGAATTCGATTTGCGCTATCAACCGCAGTATGAAGTAGCCAGTGGACGGCTAATTGGGATGGAAGCAGTTATTCATTGGAATAAATCAGAACAGATTGCTGCCGCCCCTAGTGAGTGGATGCGTCTAGCGGAGGAATGCGGGCTCATGATTCCCATTGGCCGCTGGGCCATCTGGACGGCCTGTCTGCAGGCTAAGAGCTGGCGCGATGCGGGTTATCCGCCTCTTCGTCTCACGGTAGGGGTCACGGCATCTCAGTTTAAAGATGGACAATTTCTCGATGTAATGACGGATATATTGAAGGCAACCGGGCTGGATGCTTCATGGATTGAGCTTGATATGGCGGAGGGCATTGCAGCATCGAGCCTTCAAGAGGTTGGGGAGAAGCTGAGGATTCTGAAAGCATTGGGATTCCGGATTGCTATGGACGACATGTGCACCGGCTTGTTTACAAGAACCGGCGGCACCTACATCCCCGCTGATAGTGTGAAGCTTGATAGCACGCTGATCAAAGGCCTCCCTGAGAATGGAGACAATCAAGAGCTTGCCGAAGCGATCGTTACGATGGCGCAAAGGCTGCAGTTGAACTTGATCGCCAAAGGCGTAGAAACGAAAGAGCAGCTTGAGCATCTTCAGATCATTCGCTGCGCGGAAGCACAAGGGAAATGGTTCAGCAGTCCGCTCGATTCTGCCGAATTTACCCGGCTGCTGAAAGAGAAAATCAGTTGA
- a CDS encoding BMP family lipoprotein produces the protein MKRMLTTALMAVTVSAMVVSGCGKKPETNTGGASQAPAASAAASATPGSAKAANLKIGMVTDIGGVNDKSFNQSAWEGLKKLEKDTGVKVKNLESKSDSDYTPNLNTFVKDKYDLTWGIGFLMGDSLKTVATQNPDSKFAIIDNVVEAPNVESVTFSENEGAFLVGVVAGLTTKTNKIGFVGGVDIPVIKRFDAGFKAGVAAVNPDAKIQAIYTGAFDKPDLGKAAAATIFNDGADIIFHASGSTGNGVFNEAKDRFKAGQKLWVIGVDKDQSLEFGDDITLTSMMKRVDEAVERVSKDVIDNKFQGGKVVVLGLKDNGVGLPETSKKNVTPEILAKVEEYKNKIISGEIKVPEQ, from the coding sequence ATGAAAAGAATGCTTACTACTGCTTTAATGGCTGTCACCGTGTCAGCTATGGTTGTATCGGGCTGCGGCAAGAAACCGGAAACGAACACAGGCGGTGCATCTCAGGCTCCTGCTGCTAGCGCAGCGGCATCTGCCACTCCTGGCTCTGCGAAGGCGGCTAACTTGAAGATCGGTATGGTTACCGATATTGGCGGAGTGAACGACAAATCCTTTAACCAAAGCGCGTGGGAAGGCCTTAAGAAGCTGGAAAAAGACACAGGCGTTAAAGTGAAAAACCTGGAAAGCAAAAGCGACTCTGATTATACTCCCAACTTGAATACATTTGTTAAAGATAAGTATGACTTGACTTGGGGAATCGGATTCTTAATGGGAGATTCACTGAAAACCGTAGCTACCCAAAATCCAGATTCCAAATTTGCGATCATCGATAACGTTGTGGAAGCTCCTAACGTAGAATCCGTAACATTCTCTGAGAATGAAGGTGCGTTCCTGGTTGGTGTTGTAGCAGGCTTGACGACAAAAACGAACAAAATCGGTTTTGTCGGCGGCGTGGACATTCCGGTTATCAAACGCTTTGATGCAGGCTTCAAGGCAGGGGTTGCGGCGGTGAATCCTGACGCGAAGATCCAGGCGATCTACACGGGAGCATTCGATAAGCCGGACCTTGGTAAAGCTGCGGCAGCAACGATCTTCAACGATGGCGCAGATATCATCTTCCACGCATCCGGTTCAACGGGTAACGGTGTATTCAATGAGGCGAAAGACCGCTTCAAGGCTGGTCAAAAATTGTGGGTTATCGGTGTAGATAAAGATCAGTCGCTTGAGTTCGGCGACGATATCACGCTGACTTCCATGATGAAGCGTGTAGATGAAGCGGTTGAGAGAGTGTCCAAGGATGTCATCGACAATAAATTCCAAGGCGGTAAAGTGGTAGTCCTTGGTTTGAAGGATAATGGTGTGGGATTGCCTGAAACGTCCAAGAAGAACGTAACTCCTGAAATTTTGGCTAAAGTCGAAGAGTATAAAAACAAAATCATCAGCGGCGAAATTAAAGTTCCTGAACAATAA
- a CDS encoding ABC transporter ATP-binding protein, with product MSTAAPVVELSHITKRFPGIVANDSISLQLRKGEIHALLGENGAGKSTLMNILFGLYQPDEGTIKVQGKEVRIDSPNRAIELGIGMVHQHFKLVQPFTVTENIVLGMEPKKGMRVDYRTAQEKVGRLSEQYGLKVDPKAKIEDISVGMQQRVEILKTLYRGADILIFDEPTAVLTPLEISELIEIMRNLVKEGKSIILITHKLKEIMEIADTVTIIRRGKVIDTLACASANPQILAEKMVGRDVSFKVDKKEAKPEAPVLQVRELTARNQQGLAALKGLSFEVRAGEILGIAGVDGNGQSELIEALTGLRPVDGGQVLLEGKDITGLSARTISEAGLSHIPEDRHKHGLVLDFTMSENMVLETYFHPEFNRSGLLDYKAIDKHAEALIQKFDVRTPSIYNKARSLSGGNQQKAIIAREIHKNPSLLIAAQPTRGLDVGAIEFVHRQLIEQRDKGKAVLLISFELDEIMNVSDRIAVIYEGRIVGEVLPGETNDQEIGLLMAGSSVNSVKKGATHE from the coding sequence ATGAGTACAGCAGCCCCTGTGGTTGAGCTATCCCATATTACAAAAAGATTTCCCGGTATCGTCGCCAACGATTCCATCAGTCTCCAACTGCGTAAGGGAGAGATTCATGCTCTGCTAGGGGAGAACGGCGCAGGGAAATCAACGCTAATGAATATTTTGTTTGGTCTCTATCAGCCTGACGAGGGTACGATCAAGGTGCAGGGCAAAGAGGTGCGGATCGACAGTCCGAATCGGGCGATTGAGCTTGGAATCGGCATGGTGCATCAGCATTTTAAGTTGGTGCAGCCTTTTACCGTAACAGAGAATATTGTTCTGGGTATGGAGCCGAAGAAGGGCATGCGTGTGGACTACCGAACTGCTCAGGAGAAGGTAGGCAGATTATCCGAGCAGTATGGCTTGAAAGTAGATCCCAAAGCGAAAATCGAGGATATATCCGTCGGTATGCAGCAGCGCGTAGAAATTTTGAAAACGCTCTATCGCGGAGCGGATATTTTGATTTTTGACGAGCCTACCGCGGTCTTAACGCCGCTGGAGATCAGTGAGCTGATTGAGATTATGCGGAACCTGGTGAAAGAGGGCAAATCGATCATTCTGATTACCCATAAGCTCAAGGAGATTATGGAGATCGCCGATACGGTCACAATTATTCGTAGAGGCAAGGTCATTGATACGCTCGCCTGTGCATCGGCGAATCCGCAAATTTTGGCGGAGAAGATGGTAGGACGCGACGTCTCCTTTAAGGTAGATAAGAAGGAAGCGAAGCCTGAAGCTCCAGTCCTTCAGGTGCGGGAACTTACAGCCCGTAATCAGCAGGGTCTTGCGGCTTTGAAAGGGCTTAGCTTTGAAGTGCGCGCCGGGGAGATCCTCGGTATCGCAGGTGTGGACGGGAACGGACAAAGCGAGCTGATCGAAGCCCTGACAGGCCTGCGTCCGGTAGATGGTGGGCAAGTGCTGCTGGAGGGCAAAGACATCACAGGACTGTCTGCCAGAACGATTTCGGAGGCGGGTTTGTCCCATATTCCGGAGGATCGTCATAAGCATGGTTTGGTGCTTGATTTTACCATGAGTGAGAATATGGTGCTTGAGACGTATTTCCATCCTGAATTCAACCGAAGCGGTTTGCTGGACTACAAAGCAATTGACAAACATGCCGAGGCGTTAATTCAAAAGTTTGATGTGCGTACGCCGTCCATCTATAACAAAGCGCGTTCTCTATCTGGCGGTAATCAGCAGAAAGCGATTATTGCCAGGGAAATACATAAGAATCCGAGCCTGCTCATCGCAGCTCAGCCTACTCGCGGACTTGACGTGGGAGCAATCGAATTCGTGCACCGTCAGTTGATTGAGCAGCGGGACAAGGGGAAAGCGGTCCTGCTCATTTCCTTTGAGCTGGATGAAATCATGAACGTATCCGATCGCATTGCGGTCATCTACGAGGGGCGTATTGTAGGTGAGGTACTGCCTGGCGAGACGAACGATCAGGAGATCGGGCTCTTGATGGCGGGCAGCAGCGTGAACAGCGTGAAGAAGGGAGCTACACATGAATAA